One Notolabrus celidotus isolate fNotCel1 chromosome 16, fNotCel1.pri, whole genome shotgun sequence DNA window includes the following coding sequences:
- the edn1 gene encoding endothelin-1, protein MAQVTFSHPPPHPLKPSNSNLGHLKVPIVACTAPYQRLNTNKHQCLGRSQRTKLYCTAGGGGGGGGVEEGSSCIKSKGCTCGATLTERLQSDASTLLRQPQRTISETLCEGEIHWMINLTLLEDYSFYSRCFFEKSIEMDIHVLISVLSVMYSWILCTVLSAPADNTPTASTATQARHVRTKRCSCATFRDKECVYFCHLDIIWVNTPERVVSYGLGSAPRTKRAVADSTTISAPRCQCARENDATCRNFCRLEKHPRYGTSPETVIRSAKGDGCAETQCKHKLAADTGRIRRTKSSNKKRVSPLAIKAALKTRLLLEKWRVRQRHRARAWEGKSAAS, encoded by the exons ATGGCACAGGTCACATTCAGTCACCCTCCTCCCCACCCCCTCAAACCCTCTAACTCAAACCTAGGGCATCTCAAAGTCCCCATCGTGGCCTGCACGGCGCCTTATCAGAGACTGAATACTAACAAACATCAATGTCTGGGTAGGAGCCAAAGGACAAAGCTGTACtgcacagcaggaggaggaggaggaggaggaggagtggaagagggaAGCTCCTGTATAAAGTCAAAGGGCTGCACATGTGGGGCCACATTGACAGAGAGACTCCAGAGTGACGCCTCTACGCTGCTGCGTCAACCTCAGAGGACGATCAGCGAAACACTTTGCGAGGGAGAGATACACTGGATGATTAATTTGACACTTTTGGAGgattattcattttattcacGCTGTTTTTTTGAGAAGAGCATTGAAATGGATATACACGTTTTGATTTCCGTGTTATCAGTGATGTATTCCTGGATTCTGTGCACAG TTCTGTCGGCGCCTGCTGATAATACACCCACCGCCTCCACTGCCACCCAGGCGCGCCATGTGCGGACCAAACGCTGCTCCTGCGCCACTTTTCGGGACAAGGAGTGCGTTTACTTCTGCCACCTGGACATAATATGGGTCAACACACCTGA GCGCGTGGTCTCATACGGACTGGGCAGTGCTCCCAGGACGAAGCGCGCGGTTGCGGACTCCACAACCATCAGCGCGCCCCGCTGCCAGTGCGCGCGTGAAAACGACGCAACATGCAGAAACTTCTGCCGGCTGGAAAAACACCCCAG GTATGGGACATCGCCAGAGACGGTGATCCGCTCAGCCAAGGGCGATGGTTGCGCTGAGACGCAGTGCAAACACAAGCTGGCAGCCGACACGGGCAGGATTAGGAG GACAAAGAGCAGCAACAAGAAACGAGTGTCGCCTCTAGCGATCAAGGCCGCCCTGAAAACCCGCCTGCTGCTGGAGAAGTGGAGGGTGAGACAGCGCCACAGGGCGAGAGCATGGGAGGGCAAGAGCGCGGCCTCCTAA